A region of Streptomyces deccanensis DNA encodes the following proteins:
- the egtD gene encoding L-histidine N(alpha)-methyltransferase — MSPFLLTRTLPEDATDAALRADVLQGLTRTPKTLPPKWFYDARGSELFEQITELPEYYPTRAEREILVGRAGEIAAASGARTLVELGSGSSDKTRHLLDAMPGLHTYVPVDVSESALRQAGEALVAERPGLNVHALIADFTTGLVLPETPGPRLVAFLGGTIGNLVPEERAAFLAAVRGLLAPGDTLLLGTDLVKDEGVLVAAYDDAAGVTAEFNKNVLSVVDRELGADFDPDAFDHVALWNAECEWIEMRLRSRTTQTVKIPALDLAVDFEAGEELRTEVSAKFRREGVRAELASAGLELTRWWTDEQGRFALSLSGVR, encoded by the coding sequence GTGAGCCCGTTCCTTCTCACCCGCACCCTGCCCGAGGACGCCACCGACGCGGCCCTGCGCGCCGATGTCCTCCAGGGCCTGACCCGCACGCCGAAGACACTGCCGCCGAAGTGGTTCTACGACGCGCGCGGCAGTGAACTGTTCGAGCAGATCACCGAGTTGCCCGAGTACTACCCGACCCGTGCCGAGCGGGAGATCCTCGTCGGCCGGGCGGGCGAGATCGCCGCGGCGAGCGGTGCGCGCACCCTGGTCGAGCTGGGGTCCGGTTCCTCCGACAAGACCCGGCATCTGCTGGACGCGATGCCGGGCCTGCACACCTATGTGCCGGTCGACGTGAGCGAGAGCGCGCTGCGGCAGGCCGGGGAGGCGCTGGTCGCCGAGCGGCCGGGGCTGAACGTGCACGCGCTGATCGCCGACTTCACCACCGGGCTCGTCCTGCCCGAGACGCCGGGGCCGCGTCTGGTGGCGTTCCTCGGCGGCACGATCGGCAATCTGGTGCCCGAGGAGCGCGCGGCGTTCCTGGCCGCCGTACGGGGCCTGCTGGCGCCCGGTGACACGCTGCTGCTGGGCACGGACCTGGTCAAGGACGAGGGCGTGCTGGTCGCCGCGTACGACGACGCGGCCGGGGTGACGGCCGAGTTCAACAAGAACGTGCTCAGCGTGGTCGACCGGGAACTGGGGGCGGACTTCGACCCCGACGCGTTCGACCATGTCGCCCTCTGGAACGCGGAGTGCGAGTGGATCGAGATGCGGCTGCGGTCCCGTACGACGCAGACCGTGAAGATCCCGGCGCTGGACCTCGCGGTCGATTTCGAGGCCGGGGAGGAACTGCGGACCGAGGTGTCAGCGAAGTTCCGCAGGGAGGGGGTGCGGGCCGAACTTGCTTCTGCGGGGCTGGAGTTGACGCGGTGGTGGACGGATGAGCAGGGCCGGTTCGCGCTGTCGTTGAGCGGGGTGCGGTAG
- a CDS encoding multidrug effflux MFS transporter — MSITHGDAQDRQTVATAESTDVPKPVNLGHRARLALLLGSLSAFGALTIDMYLPAMPSMAHQLHTSAPLVQMTLTAFVVGLALFQVIVGPLSDAWGRRRPLLAGMALYLAGSLWCALAPTVGYLIAGRILQSLGAAAGAVLARAIVRDLFSGTAMTRFFSTLMVVNGVAPVLAPVIGGQLLTLTTWRAVFLVLAAIGAVLLLAVVFALPESLPDAKRAPAHLRATLRTFRTLVTDLHYLRYVLSAALMFAAVFAYISGSSFVLQDAYGLTAQQFSLVFGLNGLGIVLLGQVGGRLVGRAADEHTLLRVSLTVATLGSAGVLACAMLGLPLPLLLACLFLVVSMIGIVLANATSLALSGHGSAAGAASSLQGLLQFLVGGLAAFAMSLGGQVTAVAMGTTMVICAAAALAVLHARRT, encoded by the coding sequence ATGTCCATAACTCATGGTGATGCGCAAGATCGGCAGACGGTCGCCACGGCGGAGAGCACCGACGTCCCGAAGCCGGTGAACCTGGGGCACAGGGCGCGGCTGGCCCTGCTGCTCGGCTCGCTGAGTGCCTTCGGCGCACTCACGATCGACATGTACCTACCCGCCATGCCGAGCATGGCCCACCAGTTGCACACCAGTGCGCCGCTGGTTCAGATGACCCTCACGGCGTTCGTCGTCGGCCTGGCCCTCTTCCAGGTCATCGTCGGTCCACTGTCGGACGCATGGGGCCGGCGCCGCCCGCTGCTCGCCGGTATGGCGCTGTACCTGGCGGGGTCGCTGTGGTGCGCGCTGGCGCCCACCGTCGGCTACCTGATCGCCGGCCGGATACTGCAGTCGCTGGGTGCGGCCGCGGGCGCGGTCCTGGCGCGGGCCATCGTGCGGGACCTGTTCTCCGGCACCGCCATGACCCGGTTCTTCTCCACCCTCATGGTCGTCAACGGTGTCGCCCCGGTCTTGGCGCCCGTCATCGGCGGACAACTGCTGACGCTCACCACCTGGCGTGCGGTGTTCCTGGTGCTCGCCGCCATCGGGGCCGTCCTGCTGCTCGCGGTCGTCTTCGCGTTGCCTGAGTCGCTGCCGGACGCCAAGCGGGCGCCGGCCCACCTGCGCGCGACGCTGCGGACCTTCCGGACGCTGGTCACCGACCTCCATTACCTGCGGTACGTGCTTTCCGCGGCACTGATGTTCGCTGCCGTGTTCGCCTACATCTCCGGATCGTCGTTCGTCCTGCAAGACGCCTACGGGCTCACGGCCCAGCAGTTCAGCCTCGTCTTCGGCCTCAACGGTCTGGGCATCGTGCTGCTCGGGCAGGTCGGCGGCCGGCTCGTCGGCCGCGCCGCCGACGAGCACACACTGCTGCGCGTCAGTCTGACCGTGGCAACCCTCGGCTCCGCCGGCGTCCTGGCCTGCGCCATGCTGGGCCTCCCGCTACCGCTGCTGCTGGCCTGCCTTTTCCTGGTGGTGTCCATGATCGGTATCGTGCTGGCCAACGCCACATCCCTGGCGCTGAGCGGCCACGGCTCCGCCGCCGGAGCCGCTTCCTCCCTGCAGGGACTACTGCAATTCCTCGTCGGCGGCCTCGCCGCCTTCGCCATGAGCCTGGGCGGCCAGGTCACCGCAGTCGCCATGGGCACCACCATGGTCATCTGCGCCGCAGCCGCGCTGGCCGTTCTCCACGCCCGCCGTACGTGA
- the egtC gene encoding ergothioneine biosynthesis protein EgtC: MCRHLAYLGPESALGRILVDPPHSLFRQSWAPRRQRHGTVNADGFGVGWYAEGDPVPGRYRRSGPIWGDLSFTDLARVVRSGALLAAVRDATVPGADNEAAAAPYAAGPWLFSHNGAVAGWPRSLGHLADGLPAADLLSMEARNDSALVWALVLNRLRAGDEEGQALADTVLDVARAAPGSRLNLLLTNGEAIAATAWGDTLWYLAEPGRSTVVASEPYDDDPHWVEVPDRTLLAASRTDVLLTPLKELEEPSRPHDETDSAPSKEPSA; this comes from the coding sequence ATGTGTCGTCATCTCGCTTATCTGGGGCCGGAGTCGGCGCTGGGCCGGATTCTGGTGGATCCGCCGCACAGCCTGTTCCGGCAGTCGTGGGCGCCCCGGCGGCAGCGGCACGGGACCGTGAACGCCGACGGTTTCGGGGTCGGCTGGTACGCCGAGGGCGACCCGGTGCCGGGGCGCTACCGCCGGTCCGGGCCCATCTGGGGGGACCTGTCCTTCACCGACCTGGCCCGGGTGGTCCGTTCCGGGGCGCTGCTGGCCGCCGTGCGGGACGCCACGGTGCCGGGCGCGGACAACGAGGCCGCGGCGGCGCCGTACGCCGCCGGGCCCTGGCTGTTCAGCCACAACGGGGCGGTCGCCGGCTGGCCCCGGTCGCTGGGGCACCTCGCGGACGGTCTGCCCGCCGCGGACCTGCTGTCGATGGAGGCCCGCAACGACTCCGCGCTCGTGTGGGCGCTGGTCCTGAACCGGCTGCGCGCGGGCGACGAGGAGGGCCAGGCGCTGGCCGACACGGTCCTCGACGTCGCCCGGGCGGCGCCCGGTTCGCGGCTCAACCTGCTGCTGACCAACGGGGAGGCGATCGCCGCGACGGCCTGGGGCGACACGCTCTGGTACCTCGCCGAGCCCGGCCGCAGCACGGTCGTGGCGTCCGAGCCGTACGACGACGATCCGCACTGGGTGGAGGTCCCGGACCGCACGCTGCTGGCGGCGAGCCGTACGGACGTCCTGCTCACCCCGCTCAAGGAGCTGGAGGAGCCCAGCCGCCCGCACGACGAGACCGACTCCGCACCGTCGAAGGAGCCTTCCGCGTGA